A window from Aquabacterium sp. NJ1 encodes these proteins:
- a CDS encoding NADP-dependent oxidoreductase — protein MTLNHQILLASRPQGEATVDNFKLVEAPVPTLDQLADGQVLVRHHYLSLDPYMRGRMNDSKSYAEPQPLNTVMIGGTVGEVVASKHAKFAPGDKVLGMGGWQEYSVVDASVKGAMLHKVDTAHIPLSAYLGSVGMPGVTAWYGLIKIIAPKAGETVVVSAASGAVGSVVGQLAKARGCRVVGVAGGADKCRYVTEELGFDACIDYKVHSDPKAFYKALKEATPNGIDGYFENVGGMILDAVLLRMNAFGRIAMCGMIAGYDGQPLPMQNPALILVNRLKIEGFIVSEHADVWPEATMELGTMVATGKMKFRESVAQGIASAPEAFLGLLKGKNFGKQLVKLI, from the coding sequence ATGACCCTCAACCATCAGATCCTCCTCGCTTCTCGCCCACAAGGCGAAGCCACCGTCGACAACTTCAAGTTGGTCGAGGCCCCCGTGCCGACGCTGGACCAGCTGGCCGATGGCCAGGTGCTGGTGCGCCACCACTACCTGTCGCTGGACCCGTACATGCGCGGCCGCATGAACGACAGCAAGAGCTACGCCGAGCCGCAGCCGCTGAACACCGTGATGATCGGTGGCACGGTGGGTGAGGTGGTGGCCAGCAAGCACGCCAAGTTCGCGCCCGGCGACAAGGTGCTGGGCATGGGCGGCTGGCAGGAGTACTCGGTGGTGGACGCCAGCGTGAAGGGCGCCATGCTGCACAAGGTGGACACGGCGCACATCCCGCTGTCGGCCTACCTGGGTTCGGTCGGCATGCCCGGCGTGACGGCCTGGTATGGACTGATCAAGATCATCGCGCCCAAGGCCGGCGAGACCGTGGTCGTGAGTGCGGCCAGTGGGGCGGTGGGCAGCGTGGTGGGTCAGTTGGCCAAGGCCCGTGGTTGCCGCGTGGTGGGCGTGGCCGGCGGCGCCGACAAGTGCCGCTATGTCACCGAAGAGCTGGGCTTTGACGCCTGCATCGACTACAAGGTGCACAGTGACCCGAAGGCCTTCTACAAGGCGCTGAAAGAGGCCACGCCCAATGGCATCGACGGCTACTTCGAGAACGTGGGCGGCATGATCCTGGACGCCGTGCTGCTGCGCATGAACGCCTTTGGCCGCATCGCCATGTGCGGGATGATCGCCGGTTATGACGGCCAGCCCCTGCCCATGCAGAACCCGGCGCTGATCCTGGTCAACCGCTTGAAGATCGAAGGCTTCATCGTGAGCGAACACGCCGACGTCTGGCCCGAGGCCACGATGGAGCTGGGCACGATGGTGGCCACCGGCAAGATGAAATTCCGCGAATCCGTGGCTCAGGGCATCGCCAGCGCACCTGAGGCCTTCCTGGGCTTGCTCAAGGGCAAGAACTTCGGCAAACAGCTGGTCAAACTGATCTGA
- a CDS encoding PaaI family thioesterase produces MAIPFAVRIPFIEQIGCEMQRYENGEAEITLDVQDQHTNSFGVAHGGLMMTLLDVAMAHAARSLNLDQPDGGPGLVTIEMKTTFMRPGLGQIKAVGHVLHSTASLAFTEGKVLDSKGRVCAHATATFKFLRALPVSDREVRPAAKPLLHGPGSD; encoded by the coding sequence ATGGCCATTCCCTTTGCGGTTCGCATTCCTTTCATCGAGCAGATCGGCTGCGAGATGCAGCGCTACGAAAACGGCGAAGCCGAGATCACGCTCGATGTGCAGGACCAGCACACCAACTCGTTTGGCGTGGCCCATGGCGGCCTGATGATGACCTTGCTGGACGTGGCCATGGCGCACGCCGCGCGCAGCCTCAACCTGGACCAGCCTGATGGTGGGCCCGGCCTCGTCACCATCGAGATGAAGACCACCTTCATGCGCCCCGGCCTTGGCCAGATCAAGGCTGTGGGCCATGTGCTGCATTCCACCGCATCGCTGGCCTTTACCGAAGGCAAGGTGCTCGATTCAAAAGGCCGCGTGTGCGCGCACGCCACGGCCACGTTCAAGTTCCTGCGCGCCTTGCCGGTGTCCGACCGTGAAGTGCGGCCGGCTGCCAAGCCCTTGTTGCATGGGCCTGGCTCTGATTGA
- a CDS encoding SDR family oxidoreductase produces the protein MSDARKVQQLFDLTGKKALITGGSRGLGLQMAHALGEAGAKVVISSRKSADLEQAVMALQDAGIDARWIAADAGKAEDIQRLADETLERVGDVDILINNAGATWGAPAAEHPVEAWDKVMNLNVRGYFLLSQAIAKASMIPRKQGRIINVASIAGLRGNPPFMQTIAYNTSKGAVINFTRALACEWGHLGIRVNAIAPGFFPSKMTAGTLAMVGEETIANRAPLLRVGDDEDLKGATLLFASDAGKHITGQILAVDGGVSALIG, from the coding sequence ATGAGCGACGCACGCAAGGTTCAACAACTCTTCGACCTGACCGGCAAGAAGGCCCTGATCACCGGTGGCTCGCGCGGCCTGGGCCTGCAGATGGCCCATGCGCTGGGCGAAGCCGGTGCCAAGGTGGTGATCAGCTCGCGCAAGTCGGCTGACCTGGAGCAGGCCGTGATGGCCTTGCAGGATGCCGGCATCGACGCGCGCTGGATTGCCGCAGACGCGGGCAAGGCCGAAGACATCCAGCGCCTGGCCGACGAAACCCTGGAACGCGTGGGCGATGTGGACATCCTCATCAACAACGCCGGCGCCACCTGGGGCGCACCCGCCGCCGAGCACCCGGTCGAGGCGTGGGACAAGGTCATGAACCTCAATGTGCGTGGCTACTTCCTGCTGTCGCAGGCGATTGCCAAGGCCAGCATGATCCCGCGCAAGCAGGGGCGCATCATCAACGTGGCCTCGATCGCCGGCCTGCGCGGCAACCCGCCTTTCATGCAGACCATCGCCTACAACACCAGCAAGGGCGCGGTCATCAACTTCACGCGGGCGCTGGCCTGCGAATGGGGGCACCTGGGCATCCGCGTCAACGCCATTGCACCGGGCTTCTTCCCAAGCAAGATGACGGCTGGTACGCTGGCCATGGTCGGCGAGGAAACCATTGCCAACCGCGCGCCGCTGCTGCGTGTGGGTGACGACGAAGACCTCAAGGGTGCCACGCTGCTGTTCGCGTCTGATGCGGGCAAGCACATCACCGGGCAGATCCTGGCGGTGGACGGCGGCGTCAGCGCGCTTATTGGTTGA
- a CDS encoding Dabb family protein produces MLRHIVMWTLKRPEDAPKVKALLDSCKGLVPGMYEFDVGIKTEGLEANCDVVLVSTFETKDALAAYIPHPHHQGVVAQIREMAATRHVVDFNV; encoded by the coding sequence ATGCTCCGACACATCGTGATGTGGACGCTCAAGCGCCCCGAAGACGCCCCCAAGGTCAAGGCCCTGCTGGACAGCTGCAAGGGCCTCGTGCCCGGCATGTACGAGTTCGACGTCGGCATCAAGACCGAAGGCCTGGAGGCCAATTGCGACGTGGTGCTCGTGTCCACCTTCGAGACCAAGGATGCGCTGGCGGCCTACATCCCGCACCCGCATCACCAGGGCGTGGTGGCGCAGATCCGCGAGATGGCGGCCACCCGCCACGTGGTTGACTTCAACGTTTGA
- a CDS encoding acyl-CoA dehydrogenase — MTHRATIDFLLYDWLNAEGLCQRERHTEHNRETFTAVLDLSEKIANEQFAPFNRLTDVHEPEFDGVTVTLPKETPQAMQAFNDSGLMAGSKDADIGGMQLPTVVEIASMSFFYKASVSLAAYPMLTRGNANTILAHGSPKQIDVFARGGFEGRTFGTMCLSEPQAGSSLSDIATKAVPDVKGDGSGIDWAQDSLGPRYRLTGNKMWISGGEHEMGENIVHLVLAKIPGEDGKTIPGVKGISLFIVPRKLVKQDGSITQQRNDVALAGLNHKCGYRGTVNTLLNFGEGKFPVNGQAGAVGYLIGKQGEGLKCMFTLMNEARISVGIGATMLGYAGYEASLEYAKQRPQGRHLVGGGAGGKDHTAPQIPIIEHTDVKRMLMMQKAIAEGGLALGLLCAQLVDDEHTGTGEEAEKAGLLLELLTPIAKSWPSEWAQEANSLAIQILGGYGYTRDFPVEQYWRDNRLNMIHEGTHGIQGLDLLGRKVVMNGGKALSVLAERISETIQKAGHVDGLAVHANALAQALQKIGATTKAAWSTGVPEEALANATPYLQAFGHTVLAWIWLELALAAKAAQAKGQDQNSWDKSPLGAGFLKGKLATANYFFNFELPKIDAWLGVVARRDLTCAQAQADWF; from the coding sequence ATGACCCACCGCGCCACCATCGATTTCCTGTTGTACGACTGGCTCAACGCCGAAGGCCTGTGTCAGCGTGAACGCCACACCGAGCACAACCGCGAAACCTTCACCGCCGTGCTGGACTTGAGCGAGAAGATCGCCAACGAGCAGTTCGCCCCCTTCAACCGCCTGACCGATGTGCACGAGCCCGAGTTCGACGGCGTGACGGTGACCCTGCCCAAGGAGACGCCACAGGCCATGCAGGCCTTCAACGACTCGGGCCTGATGGCCGGCAGCAAGGATGCCGACATCGGCGGCATGCAGTTGCCCACGGTGGTCGAGATCGCCTCGATGAGCTTTTTCTACAAAGCCAGCGTGTCGCTCGCGGCCTACCCCATGCTCACGCGTGGCAATGCCAACACCATCCTGGCGCATGGCTCCCCCAAGCAGATCGACGTGTTCGCGCGCGGCGGCTTTGAAGGCCGCACCTTCGGCACCATGTGCCTGAGCGAGCCCCAGGCCGGCTCCAGCCTGTCGGACATCGCCACCAAGGCCGTGCCTGACGTCAAAGGCGATGGCAGCGGCATCGATTGGGCGCAAGACAGCCTGGGCCCACGCTACCGCCTCACCGGCAACAAGATGTGGATCTCGGGCGGCGAGCACGAGATGGGCGAGAACATCGTGCACCTGGTGCTGGCCAAGATCCCCGGTGAAGATGGCAAGACCATCCCGGGCGTGAAGGGCATCTCGCTGTTCATCGTGCCGCGCAAGCTGGTCAAGCAAGACGGCAGCATCACTCAGCAGCGCAACGACGTGGCCCTGGCTGGCCTGAACCACAAGTGCGGCTACCGCGGCACCGTCAACACCTTGCTGAACTTCGGCGAAGGCAAGTTCCCGGTCAATGGCCAGGCCGGGGCAGTGGGCTACCTGATCGGCAAGCAGGGCGAAGGCCTGAAGTGCATGTTCACCTTGATGAACGAGGCCCGCATCAGCGTGGGCATTGGCGCCACCATGCTGGGTTACGCCGGTTATGAGGCTTCGCTGGAATACGCCAAGCAACGCCCGCAAGGCCGCCATCTTGTGGGTGGGGGCGCAGGCGGCAAGGACCACACCGCACCGCAGATCCCCATCATCGAGCACACCGATGTCAAGCGCATGCTGATGATGCAAAAGGCCATTGCCGAAGGTGGCCTGGCCCTGGGCCTGTTGTGTGCGCAACTGGTGGACGACGAACACACCGGCACCGGCGAGGAAGCCGAGAAGGCAGGCCTGCTGCTGGAGTTGCTCACGCCGATCGCCAAGAGCTGGCCCAGCGAATGGGCACAAGAGGCCAATAGCCTGGCCATCCAGATCCTGGGTGGTTATGGCTACACGCGTGACTTCCCGGTCGAGCAGTACTGGCGTGACAACCGCCTCAACATGATCCACGAAGGCACGCATGGCATCCAGGGTCTGGACCTGCTGGGCCGCAAGGTGGTGATGAACGGTGGCAAGGCCTTGAGCGTGCTGGCCGAGCGCATCAGCGAGACCATCCAGAAGGCGGGCCATGTGGATGGCCTGGCGGTGCACGCCAATGCCCTGGCGCAAGCGCTGCAGAAGATCGGCGCCACCACCAAGGCCGCCTGGTCCACAGGCGTGCCTGAAGAAGCGCTGGCCAATGCCACGCCTTACCTCCAGGCCTTTGGTCACACCGTGCTGGCCTGGATCTGGCTGGAGCTGGCGCTGGCCGCCAAGGCTGCGCAGGCCAAGGGTCAAGATCAAAACAGTTGGGACAAGAGCCCGCTGGGCGCCGGCTTCCTCAAGGGCAAGCTGGCCACCGCCAATTACTTCTTCAACTTCGAGCTGCCCAAGATCGATGCCTGGCTGGGCGTGGTCGCCAGGCGAGACCTGACCTGTGCACAGGCTCAGGCCGACTGGTTCTGA
- a CDS encoding crotonase/enoyl-CoA hydratase family protein: protein MSYIETSQVGHILEIKVNRPEKHNALSPEMYHDIAKAYGELSRNPDLRVALLYGEGAHMTSGVELDKWAPIFGNGRGFEIGEGEIDPFGLSGERHSKPVVMAVQGNCFTWGVEIMLNTEVRVAADNTRFAMLEVKRGIFPCGGATLRLPRQMGWGAAQRYLLTGEYWYAEEALRTGLVQEVVPAGQQLAKAREIAEQIAKAAPLGVQNVLKSTRLAWNEGEAAAAKALFPNLLPVMQSEDALEGIQSFLERREAVFKGR, encoded by the coding sequence ATGTCCTACATCGAAACCAGCCAGGTCGGCCACATCCTGGAGATCAAGGTCAATCGCCCTGAAAAGCACAACGCCTTGTCGCCCGAGATGTACCACGACATCGCCAAGGCCTATGGCGAGCTGAGCCGCAACCCCGATCTGCGCGTGGCCCTGCTGTATGGCGAAGGCGCGCACATGACCTCCGGCGTGGAGCTGGACAAGTGGGCGCCCATCTTCGGTAATGGCAGGGGTTTCGAGATTGGCGAGGGCGAGATCGACCCCTTCGGCCTGAGCGGTGAGCGCCACAGCAAGCCGGTGGTGATGGCGGTGCAAGGCAACTGCTTCACCTGGGGCGTGGAGATCATGCTCAACACCGAGGTGCGCGTGGCGGCTGACAACACGCGCTTCGCCATGCTGGAAGTCAAGCGCGGCATCTTCCCCTGTGGTGGTGCCACGCTGCGCCTGCCCCGCCAGATGGGCTGGGGCGCCGCACAACGTTACCTGTTGACGGGCGAATACTGGTACGCCGAAGAGGCCTTGCGGACCGGCCTGGTGCAAGAGGTCGTGCCGGCCGGCCAGCAGCTGGCCAAGGCCCGCGAGATCGCCGAGCAGATCGCCAAGGCCGCGCCGCTGGGCGTGCAGAACGTGCTCAAGTCCACCCGCCTGGCCTGGAACGAGGGCGAAGCCGCCGCAGCCAAGGCCTTGTTCCCCAACCTCTTGCCCGTGATGCAAAGCGAGGACGCCCTGGAGGGCATCCAGTCTTTCCTGGAGCGCCGCGAGGCCGTGTTCAAGGGCCGTTGA